The following are from one region of the Leishmania mexicana MHOM/GT/2001/U1103 complete genome, chromosome 10 genome:
- a CDS encoding putative carrier protein has protein sequence MLTESSLMEADGAIYDPSAAHGSTSVDAPHHHPNSHHHTHTHQAHQQHSSASHPHSSPLGFLTHDVEEDPPLHEHTTSVNRSYSDLHQGAFLCYAFGLCALRTALQHPMSLALARKQTNAAANKMTTWGVLSHIFAHEGRWRGLLQGIGPLSMGCALSEVIYLCMFEWGREQVPIDGTATRDAVAGYAADVMCRSVHIPLSIIAYRQMTASPPQRMNSWRTLQHMYSERGLRTVFAGFGTTLVVGCQWTAIWWAMYGQLKSFLYDISGPHLQRLSEKSMVSQQGGNAADGGWRLPSWCTSSDDNVLINGAASVTTSAATAVLFNPYLVLRTNLQVTPGATLWSVTRQLHHRCGFRGFYSGLLLSVNACVVDGVLASTSYEYAKLWADRTRDGHAR, from the coding sequence ATGCTTACCGAGTCCTCCTTGATGGAAGCAGACGGCGCCATCTACGATCCCTCCGCTGCCCACGGCAGCACTAGCGTGGACgcgcctcaccaccaccccaatAGCCATcaccacacccacacccatcaagcgcatcagcagcacagcTCTGCCTCGCACCCGCACTCGTCGCCACTTGGTTTTCTCACCCATGATGTGGAAGAGGACCCGCCACTGCATGAGCACACGACCAGCGTCAACCGTAGTTACTCGGACCTCCATCAAGGTGCTTTCCTGTGCTACGCGTTTGGTCTGTGCGCGCTCCGCACAGCGCTTCAGCATCCGATGAGCCTAGCTCTTGCTCGGAAGCAGACAAACGCCGCGGCGAACAAGATGACCACATGGGGCGTCCTCTCCCACATCTTCGCGCACGaagggcggtggcgcggccTCCTGCAGGGCATCGGCCCCCTCTCGATGGGCTGCGCACTAAGCGAGGTCATCTACCTCTGCATGTTCGAGTGGGGCCGCGAGCAGGTACCCATCGACGGCACCGCGACGCGCGACGCGGTCGCCGGGTACGCTGCCGACGTCATGTGCCGCTCCGTGCACATCCCGCTTAGTATAATTGCGTACCGCCAGATGACGGCGTccccgccgcagcgcatgaACTCGTGGcggacgctgcagcacatgTACTCGGAGCGCGGCTTACGCACGGTGTTCGCCGGCTTCGGCACAACCCTGGTCGTCGGGTGCCAGTGGACAGCCATATGGTGGGCAATGTATGGTCAGCTGAAAAGTTTCCTCTACGACATCTCTGGGCCGCATCTACAGCGGCTCTCTGAAAAGAGCATGGTGTCCCAGCAAGGGGGCAATGCGGCGGACGGTGGATGGCGTCTGCCGAGCtggtgcacctcctccgacGACAACGTCCTCATCAACGGTGCTGCCTCCGTCACGACGagcgcggccaccgcggtACTCTTCAATCCCTACCTGGTGCTGCGAACAAATTTGCAGGTGACCCCCGGCGCTACGCTGTGGTCCGTGACTCGCCAGCTGCACCACAGGTGCGGTTTCCGTGGCTTCTACagcgggctgctgctgagtgTGAACGCATGTGTTGTGGACGGGGTCTTGGCGTCGACCAGCTACGAGTATGCGAAGCTGTGGGCCGACCGCACTCGCGATGGCCATGCCAGATAG
- a CDS encoding RNA-binding protein-like protein yields the protein MPPKSAVKKANSAAATGKRKKLSFAESTVKAAAAAIQTTHVNAPVKAAAKHAPLAAAPRKKGQNAKKTTATTSSAAKKRAATDLKRSGIVKAKRAEEEVAAAPAPSDEDNSSDDEDDMLNGGAAVDMDADNLSDMANRAPSDDENDELGVGKQASSSASPQRESNGTVEPYRAVRLSFLPPEFEEPQLYKFLNQFGATVLNCFCVRSKRTHRSRGIAYVEFDKESAIPLVVEECNGMALGGKAVRARAVTMRRRMPSRQMVNRRRALAYAYKTKGRPLKKHDVRRKDPVALLMKAVRTEKDNNNYLKSLGIDFKTDFFQSQLATLPPGLLKKKRSRSTKSENGTVAAAGMAKAVVKTTDVVTAAPKSSPKRATRRAPVKKTK from the coding sequence ATGCCGCCAAAGAGCGCCGTCAAGAAGGCcaacagcgccgccgcgacgggcAAGCGCAAGAAACTGTCCTTCGCCGAGTCgacggtgaaggcggccgcggcggcgataCAGACCACGCACGTCAACGCTCCagtgaaggcggcagcgaagcATGCCCCTctggctgctgcacctcgcaAGAAGGGACAGAACGCCAAGAAGACCACAGcgaccacgagcagcgccgcgaagAAGCGAGCGGCTACAGACCTGAAGCGTAGCGGTATCGTGAAGGCCAAGAGGGCTGAGGAGGAagtggctgcagcgccggcgccgagcGACGAGGACAACTCGAGCGACGATGAAGATGACATGCTGaacggcggcgcggctgtcgaCATGGATGCGGACAACCTTAGCGACATGGCGAACCGCGCCCCCTCGGACGACGAGAACGACGAGCTGGGAGTCGGCAAGCAggcatcctcctcggcaTCCCCTCAGCGCGAGAGCAACGGCACCGTCGAGCCCTACCGTGCCGTGCGCCTGAGCTTTCTGCCGCCTGAGTTCGAAGAGCCGCAGCTCTACAAGTTTCTTAACCAGTTTGGGGCAACGGTACTAAACTGCTTCTGTGTGCGCAGCAAGCGTACCCATCGCTCCCGCGGTATCGCGTACGTTGAGTTCGACAAGGAGTCCGCTATACCGCTTGTGGTGGAGGAGTGCAATGGCATGGCGCTGGGTGGCAAGGCcgtacgcgcgcgcgccgtcaCGATGCGGCGCCGCATGCCGTCGCGCCAGATGGtcaaccgccgccgcgcgctcgCCTACGCGTACAAGACAAAGGGCAGACCACTGAAGAAGCACGACGTGCGTCGCAAGGATCCTGTGGCCCTGCTCATGAAAGCCGTGCGCACCGAGAAGGATAACAACAACTATCTCAAGAGTCTCGGCATCGACTTCAAGACGGACTTCTTCCAGTCTCAGCTGGCCACGCTGCCACCTGGTCTCCTGAAGAAGAAGCGGTCTCGCTCGACGAAGTCGGAGAACGGCActgtcgctgcggccggCATGGCGAAGGCGGTCGTGAAAACAACCGACGTCGTGACGGCGGCACCCAAATCCAGCCCGAAGCGGGCGACTCGCAGGGCACCCGTGAAGAAGACTAAGTAA